A single window of Arcobacter venerupis DNA harbors:
- a CDS encoding TetR/AcrR family transcriptional regulator: MISSRDKLLDVAFDEIYHNGYAATSVDKILKEANMNKGSMYHFFKSKKELVVAMIKEKIYEYIDIKYSKLLKYEENIIDELVAFLKERKGFNFNFGCKLNNLVQELSPKDKDFKEALEYVYLHFEDIIKQVLDKAVLKNEINCVDTKNMSIFIVASLEGCLGTAKKSQNGQVFTDCISQLEFFLNNLKK; encoded by the coding sequence ATGATTAGTTCAAGAGATAAATTATTAGATGTAGCCTTTGATGAAATTTATCACAATGGATATGCTGCAACTTCTGTTGATAAAATTTTAAAAGAAGCGAATATGAATAAAGGAAGTATGTATCACTTCTTTAAATCAAAAAAAGAGTTAGTTGTTGCAATGATAAAAGAGAAGATTTATGAATACATTGATATAAAATATAGCAAACTCTTAAAATATGAAGAGAATATTATTGATGAATTAGTGGCTTTTTTAAAAGAAAGAAAAGGTTTTAATTTTAATTTTGGTTGCAAACTTAATAATTTAGTTCAAGAACTCTCTCCTAAAGATAAAGATTTTAAAGAGGCTTTAGAATATGTATATCTTCACTTTGAAGATATTATCAAACAAGTACTTGATAAAGCAGTATTAAAAAATGAGATAAACTGCGTAGATACAAAAAATATGTCTATTTTCATAGTAGCTTCACTTGAAGGGTGTTTGGGAACTGCAAAAAAATCTCAAAATGGTCAAGTTTTTACTGACTGTATTTCTCAATTAGAATTCTTTTTAAATAACCTAAAAAAATAA
- a CDS encoding DMT family transporter, with protein MSYYIKKSILPFLFMFLYGSGFIFCEYGLHNSSPMAFLEVRFFIAFCILLLITIIFKMPIPKSKKEFLHIVIAGSLTVGTFSIGGFLSISYGISGATNALIISLQPIVVTVLAMKLLNEDINLRVWLGLIIGFVGVGFVVFSKLGTSFSSLGLFWSFISLLGLSFGSLYQKKYCSHMNLYSGGAIQTLSSTILVLPFLFFEDIHINLNGEFIIALLYMAIGVSIGALSLLYIMIKNGEVSKVSSIFYLVPVSAAIVSYFLLGDKIEFSEIIGIITIIIGIILINKRKGIK; from the coding sequence ATGAGTTACTATATAAAAAAATCTATTTTGCCATTTCTTTTTATGTTTTTATATGGAAGTGGATTTATTTTTTGTGAATATGGTTTACATAATTCATCTCCGATGGCTTTTTTAGAAGTACGATTTTTTATTGCTTTTTGTATCTTACTTTTGATTACTATAATCTTTAAAATGCCAATCCCAAAAAGTAAAAAAGAGTTTTTACATATAGTAATCGCTGGAAGTTTAACTGTAGGAACATTTTCTATAGGAGGATTTTTATCAATTTCTTATGGAATATCAGGAGCAACAAATGCTTTGATAATATCTTTACAGCCAATAGTTGTAACGGTTTTAGCGATGAAGTTGCTAAATGAAGATATAAATCTAAGAGTTTGGTTAGGACTAATAATAGGTTTTGTAGGTGTTGGTTTTGTAGTTTTTTCTAAACTTGGAACTTCCTTTTCATCTCTTGGACTGTTTTGGTCTTTTATTTCATTATTGGGACTTAGTTTTGGAAGTTTGTATCAAAAGAAGTATTGCTCACATATGAATCTTTACTCAGGTGGTGCAATTCAGACTTTAAGTTCGACGATTTTAGTTTTACCATTTTTATTTTTTGAAGATATTCATATAAATTTGAATGGTGAGTTTATTATTGCTTTACTTTATATGGCAATAGGAGTTAGTATAGGTGCTTTGTCACTTTTATATATTATGATAAAAAATGGTGAAGTTTCAAAAGTCTCTTCTATTTTTTATTTAGTACCAGTAAGTGCAGCTATTGTTTCATATTTTTTATTGGGTGATAAAATAGAATTTAGTGAAATCATAGGAATTATTACTATAATAATTGGAATAATATTAATTAATAAAAGAAAAGGAATAAAATGA
- a CDS encoding D-2-hydroxyacid dehydrogenase → MKIVILDRVTLGSDIDINIFKEFGELISYDKTSADETKDRVKDADIVITNKVVLRKEQMDDSDIKLICITATGTDNVDLEYAKTKNIVVKNVADYSTSSVVQVAFAMIFYFVQKLNYYKTYVDNGEWEKAPAFTHIDEIFFELDNKRVGVIGFGNIGENLAKKAQVFDCEVVYYSTSGRNSNSNYKRVELDELLQTSDIISIHCPLNNDTRNLLTYENMKNIKEGAILLNLGRGGIINEDDLAKIIDEKEIYCGIDVVSKEPIESSNPLLKVKNKDRLLLTPHIGWGSSESRNRLIKKVAQNIRDFLNK, encoded by the coding sequence ATGAAAATAGTTATTTTAGATAGAGTAACTCTAGGTTCAGATATAGATATAAATATTTTTAAAGAGTTTGGAGAGCTTATTTCTTATGATAAAACAAGTGCAGATGAGACAAAAGATAGAGTAAAAGATGCAGATATTGTAATTACAAATAAAGTTGTTTTAAGAAAAGAGCAAATGGATGATTCAGATATAAAACTTATTTGTATCACTGCAACTGGAACTGATAATGTAGATTTAGAGTATGCAAAAACTAAAAATATTGTAGTAAAAAATGTGGCTGATTATTCTACATCAAGTGTAGTTCAAGTGGCTTTTGCGATGATATTTTATTTTGTTCAAAAACTAAATTATTACAAAACTTATGTTGATAATGGAGAGTGGGAAAAAGCACCAGCATTTACTCATATAGATGAAATATTTTTTGAGTTAGATAATAAAAGAGTTGGAGTTATTGGTTTTGGAAATATTGGAGAAAATTTAGCAAAAAAAGCTCAAGTTTTTGATTGTGAAGTTGTTTATTACTCTACAAGTGGAAGAAATTCTAATTCAAATTACAAGAGAGTTGAACTTGACGAGTTATTACAAACCTCAGACATCATAAGTATTCATTGCCCACTAAATAATGATACAAGAAATTTATTGACATATGAAAATATGAAAAATATAAAAGAGGGTGCAATTTTATTAAATCTAGGTCGTGGTGGAATTATAAATGAAGATGATTTAGCCAAAATTATAGATGAAAAAGAGATTTATTGTGGTATTGATGTGGTTTCAAAAGAGCCAATTGAGAGTTCAAATCCATTATTAAAAGTTAAAAATAAAGATAGACTACTTTTAACTCCACACATTGGTTGGGGTTCAAGTGAATCAAGAAATAGACTTATAAAAAAAGTAGCACAAAATATAAGAGATTTTTTGAATAAATAA
- a CDS encoding isochorismatase family protein has product MICGMMSHMSVDSTTRAAFDLGFDCTIRDLEFLGKK; this is encoded by the coding sequence ATGATCTGTGGAATGATGAGTCACATGAGTGTGGATTCAACTACAAGAGCAGCTTTTGATTTAGGGTTTGATTGTACAATTAGAGATTTGGAGTTTTTAGGTAAAAAGTAA
- the ribB gene encoding 3,4-dihydroxy-2-butanone-4-phosphate synthase, with translation MNQKMTTEKFPRMEKVLHSLQEGKGVIVLDAYNRENEADLIFSAQNLTIEQMALLIRECSGIVCLCLPKQKIQSLGLSMMVENNNSAFQTPFTVSIEAKEGVTTGVSAKDRVTTIKSAIDDDGYLKIVSPGHIFPLSANEKGVLGREGHTEASVDLMKLAKLKPYAVLCELTNEDGSMAKGEQIEQFSKKYDMPIISIEEIIKYRHTLGV, from the coding sequence ATGAATCAAAAAATGACTACTGAAAAATTTCCTCGTATGGAAAAAGTACTTCACTCTTTACAAGAAGGTAAAGGAGTGATTGTTTTAGATGCTTACAATCGTGAAAATGAAGCTGATTTAATCTTCTCAGCGCAAAATCTAACAATAGAACAAATGGCACTATTAATTAGAGAGTGTAGTGGTATAGTTTGTTTATGTTTACCCAAACAAAAAATTCAATCGCTTGGTTTATCTATGATGGTAGAAAATAATAACTCAGCTTTTCAAACACCTTTTACTGTTTCAATAGAAGCAAAAGAGGGCGTTACAACTGGTGTATCTGCAAAAGATAGAGTTACTACAATAAAATCAGCTATTGATGATGATGGATATTTAAAAATTGTATCCCCTGGACATATATTTCCTTTGAGTGCAAATGAAAAAGGAGTATTAGGTCGAGAAGGTCACACAGAAGCTAGTGTTGACTTAATGAAACTTGCAAAATTAAAACCATATGCAGTATTGTGTGAATTGACAAATGAAGATGGTAGTATGGCAAAAGGGGAACAAATAGAACAATTTTCAAAAAAATATGATATGCCAATTATTAGTATTGAAGAAATCATTAAATATAGACATACTTTAGGAGTTTAA
- a CDS encoding bile acid:sodium symporter family protein — translation MIKKISILFPLWAVLFSIVSYFQPSLVVGFKSWIIPLLILIMFCMGITLKLDDFKRVFKSPKIIALTVALQFLFMPLFAFLVSKIFNLSDELLVGMVLVGAVSGGTASNVIAFLAKADVALSITMTIVSTLLSIIITPYLTLLYVGQTVPVPATDMFISILKIVFVPVVIGLVLNHFFNKYIEKRHDIFALLSIISIVFIIGIIIGINESKISTIAMSLMLAIACHNLLGIIAGYYFAKLFGYDKTVCKTVAIEVGMQNSGLAVVLAMKYFTPLSALPGAIFSIWHNISGSILAGIWAKQEEGKINI, via the coding sequence ATGATTAAAAAGATTTCTATTTTATTTCCTCTATGGGCTGTATTATTCTCTATAGTTTCATATTTCCAACCAAGTTTGGTGGTTGGATTTAAGTCTTGGATTATTCCACTTTTGATACTTATTATGTTTTGTATGGGAATTACCTTAAAACTTGATGATTTTAAAAGAGTTTTTAAAAGCCCTAAAATCATAGCTTTGACAGTTGCCTTACAGTTTTTATTTATGCCTTTATTTGCTTTTTTAGTTTCTAAAATATTTAATTTATCTGATGAATTACTTGTGGGTATGGTTTTAGTTGGTGCAGTTTCAGGTGGAACTGCATCTAATGTAATAGCATTTTTAGCAAAAGCTGATGTGGCACTCTCTATTACTATGACAATCGTTTCTACACTTTTGTCTATAATAATTACTCCATATTTGACACTTCTTTATGTGGGACAAACTGTTCCCGTTCCTGCTACGGATATGTTTATTAGTATTTTAAAAATTGTATTTGTGCCTGTTGTAATAGGGCTTGTTTTAAATCATTTTTTTAATAAATATATTGAAAAAAGACATGATATTTTTGCACTTTTATCTATTATTTCAATTGTATTTATAATAGGAATTATTATAGGTATAAATGAAAGTAAAATTTCTACAATTGCCATGTCTTTGATGTTAGCAATAGCTTGTCATAATCTTTTAGGGATAATTGCTGGATATTATTTTGCGAAGCTGTTTGGTTATGATAAAACTGTTTGCAAAACAGTTGCTATAGAAGTAGGAATGCAAAACTCTGGTTTAGCAGTTGTACTAGCAATGAAATATTTCACACCTTTAAGTGCACTTCCTGGGGCTATATTTAGTATTTGGCATAATATTTCAGGTTCTATTCTTGCAGGTATTTGGGCAAAACAAGAAGAGGGAAAAATCAATATTTGA
- a CDS encoding ABC transporter ATP-binding protein: MHKQLKIENLTIYTKDKVLVKDINLEISTKKPLVLLGESGSGKSLVIDAVMGILPQELEVSGKILLDNIDLLKLSKKEREKLWGKHITLLPQEPWLSLDPTMKVIEQIKEVRQFTYKNNEKHSLKKSLEELKDVKLEKFTNSYPYELSGGMCQRLTIAITHVQEGSLILVDEPTKGLDKKLCDSIVDKLNEQIKQNKLLFVITHDLEIARKIEGSLGIMVDGEIIEYSDTKSIFNNPQKEYTKRLILAEPTFWKIEKTKPKDETTVHIKNLSKQFDKNILFKKLSFDIKKGEIVSIVGESGSGKSSLGNIILDHLSSDSGEIIKNKNYSKIQFQKIYQDPPSAFLPEQILKDGFWDLLKLHKIAKEKLYSFLEKFNLSKELLNRTPSEISGGELQRLSIIRVLLLKPIFIFADEITSRLDPISQKEVLFLLKEIVETENLSVLLVTHDRTLAQIISNKVINIEEYK, encoded by the coding sequence ATGCATAAACAATTAAAAATAGAAAATTTAACAATTTACACAAAAGATAAAGTACTTGTAAAAGATATAAATTTAGAAATATCTACAAAAAAACCTCTTGTTTTATTAGGAGAGTCAGGTTCGGGTAAATCTTTAGTTATTGATGCTGTAATGGGCATTTTACCTCAAGAATTAGAAGTATCAGGAAAAATATTACTTGATAATATTGATTTATTAAAATTATCAAAAAAAGAAAGGGAAAAACTTTGGGGAAAACATATAACCTTACTTCCTCAAGAACCATGGTTATCTTTAGACCCAACTATGAAAGTAATTGAACAAATAAAAGAAGTTAGACAATTCACATATAAAAATAATGAAAAACATAGTTTAAAAAAATCATTAGAAGAACTAAAAGATGTAAAACTAGAAAAGTTTACAAATTCATATCCTTATGAACTTTCAGGAGGTATGTGCCAAAGATTAACAATTGCAATTACCCATGTTCAAGAAGGAAGCCTAATTTTAGTTGATGAACCAACAAAAGGATTGGATAAAAAACTGTGTGACTCGATAGTTGATAAATTAAATGAACAAATAAAACAAAATAAACTTTTATTTGTTATTACCCATGATTTAGAAATTGCAAGAAAAATAGAAGGCTCTTTAGGAATTATGGTAGATGGAGAAATCATTGAATATTCTGATACAAAATCAATTTTCAATAATCCACAAAAAGAGTACACAAAAAGATTAATTTTGGCAGAACCAACATTTTGGAAAATAGAAAAAACAAAACCAAAAGATGAAACAACAGTTCATATAAAAAATTTATCTAAACAGTTTGATAAAAATATACTTTTTAAAAAATTATCATTTGATATAAAAAAAGGTGAAATAGTATCAATAGTTGGGGAAAGTGGTAGTGGAAAAAGTTCATTAGGAAATATAATTTTAGATCACTTATCATCAGATTCTGGAGAGATTATAAAAAACAAAAATTATTCAAAAATCCAATTTCAAAAGATTTATCAAGATCCACCAAGTGCTTTTTTACCTGAGCAAATATTAAAAGATGGCTTTTGGGATTTACTAAAATTACATAAAATTGCAAAAGAAAAATTATATTCATTTTTAGAAAAATTTAACTTATCAAAAGAGTTATTAAATAGAACACCATCTGAAATATCAGGAGGAGAATTACAAAGACTTTCTATAATCAGAGTATTACTTTTAAAACCTATTTTTATTTTTGCAGATGAAATTACATCAAGACTTGATCCTATATCTCAAAAAGAGGTTTTATTTTTACTAAAAGAGATAGTTGAAACTGAAAATCTAAGTGTTCTTCTTGTTACCCATGATAGAACTCTAGCTCAAATCATTTCTAATAAAGTAATTAATATAGAAGAGTATAAATAA
- a CDS encoding ABC transporter permease — MENKRTFYIGLYILIFLAFFSILSQIILNYESDQQDLFNIFANPSLEHPLGTDQYGRDVLVRVAQATQLSFFLALITTVTAFIPGVTLGILAAYKGGLTDKFLNIICDILLALPGLLLILVLIAFSPGDFLPLYVGLALILWIEFFKITRLKTKSLLVEPFVESSKSLGFSFFYILRKLIIPKLLPMIFTISTFSMSTAIIAISSLSAINVGIRPPTAELGSMIIELLPYYEEEPLLVLLPSFIIFLIVLSLQLMSKRSVNA; from the coding sequence ATGGAAAATAAAAGAACTTTTTATATTGGTTTATATATTTTAATATTTTTAGCGTTTTTCTCAATTCTCAGTCAAATTATTTTAAATTATGAAAGCGACCAACAAGATTTATTTAATATATTTGCAAATCCAAGTTTAGAGCATCCTTTAGGAACAGACCAATATGGAAGAGATGTATTAGTAAGAGTTGCCCAAGCTACACAGCTTTCATTTTTCCTAGCTTTAATTACAACAGTAACTGCCTTTATACCAGGTGTTACCTTAGGAATATTAGCAGCATACAAAGGTGGATTAACTGATAAATTTTTAAATATTATTTGTGATATATTATTAGCACTTCCAGGATTGTTGCTGATTCTTGTATTAATTGCTTTTTCTCCTGGAGATTTTTTGCCACTTTATGTAGGACTTGCATTAATTTTATGGATTGAATTTTTCAAAATTACTAGATTAAAAACCAAATCATTGCTGGTTGAGCCTTTTGTTGAATCATCAAAATCTTTAGGATTTAGTTTTTTTTATATCTTAAGAAAATTAATTATTCCAAAACTTTTACCCATGATATTTACTATTTCAACTTTTTCAATGAGTACAGCAATTATTGCTATTTCTTCATTAAGTGCAATAAATGTAGGAATAAGACCACCAACAGCTGAATTAGGAAGTATGATTATTGAACTATTACCATATTATGAAGAAGAACCCTTATTGGTTTTATTGCCCTCTTTCATTATATTCTTAATTGTTCTATCACTACAACTTATGTCTAAAAGGAGTGTAAATGCATAA
- a CDS encoding ABC transporter permease — MFINIFIKRFFQVIIVALLSSSIGFLMMHLLPGDIAMRIAAGRYGPDGLTAEIAQSVRIELQLNKPLYEQYLISIFNFLKLDLGYSLVSGNSVIQELKVQLGYSFVLALLAFIVSLIIAIPLGIFTSISKYKFVNNSVMLISIIIRAIPPFVLALILILIFSIWFNILPPAGFESWKNFVLPTLTLCLGLAAVSNRLITDSMNDVQNSSYFKYGRFKGLSQNITIKRHGIKNALIPLISFLALQSVYLIEGVVVVETIFAFPGIGHALVHAIVARDIPMIQGTVLIMGLIFVFINLIVDILALNLDPRLKEKKYNGK, encoded by the coding sequence ATGTTTATAAATATTTTTATAAAAAGATTTTTTCAAGTCATTATAGTTGCTTTATTATCAAGTAGTATAGGTTTTTTAATGATGCACTTATTACCTGGTGATATTGCTATGAGAATCGCAGCAGGAAGATATGGTCCAGATGGTCTTACTGCTGAAATTGCACAAAGTGTTAGAATAGAATTGCAATTAAATAAACCCTTATATGAACAATATTTAATATCAATTTTTAATTTTTTAAAACTTGACTTAGGATATTCATTAGTTAGTGGAAATAGCGTTATTCAAGAATTAAAAGTTCAATTGGGATACTCTTTTGTTTTAGCTCTTTTGGCTTTTATTGTTTCATTAATTATTGCTATTCCTTTAGGAATATTTACATCTATTAGCAAATATAAATTTGTAAATAATAGTGTTATGTTAATTTCAATTATTATTAGAGCAATTCCTCCTTTTGTTTTAGCACTAATTCTTATTTTGATATTTAGTATTTGGTTTAACATCTTGCCACCTGCTGGATTTGAGAGTTGGAAAAATTTTGTATTACCAACATTAACTCTTTGCCTTGGATTAGCTGCTGTTTCAAATAGATTAATAACAGATTCTATGAATGATGTTCAAAACTCTTCTTATTTTAAATATGGAAGATTTAAAGGTTTATCACAAAATATAACAATAAAAAGACATGGCATTAAAAATGCTTTAATTCCTTTAATATCATTTTTAGCCCTTCAATCTGTTTATTTAATAGAAGGTGTTGTAGTTGTAGAAACCATATTTGCTTTCCCTGGAATTGGTCATGCTTTAGTTCATGCAATTGTGGCAAGAGATATACCAATGATTCAAGGTACTGTTTTAATTATGGGATTAATATTTGTATTTATAAATCTAATTGTAGATATTTTGGCACTAAATTTAGACCCAAGATTAAAGGAGAAAAAATATAATGGAAAATAA
- a CDS encoding ABC transporter substrate-binding protein: MDIIKFIKLCLIFSFLTLHANELKVIGPNEIKGLEPTKSGYIFSRLQIAENLVKVNDKGEILPNLATSWETSADELTWKFKIRPNVKFQDDTILDAQTVALNLNREDVEEKSILRYLPIEKIDSNNDELIIKLTSKVSILPAYLAHYTTLILSKNSFENGKVVKFIGTGPFKITNITEPLLIKADRFDSWWGKTNEVEKLTYNAVGSNETRALMIKSGDADIAFSILPISLKSLEKNPNLDIQTVKIFRTRKLKLNSEDEILKDKNIRHAISYAINRDAIAKGILKDESLAATQMFPPELVAWHNKNIEPLTFNIKKSEELLKNSGWEKQNDGFLYKNGKKLELELITYPNWPELPIIATVVQNQLKQVGIDLKISVTNSSEVVRKHKDNSLQLALISKNFTLVPNPLGTIIEDYGENGGDWGAMNWKNEKMASDLKSLYEKANLVTQFEISKILNEELPSIPLTWSSITVVSNKKIKNLKIDPFEISYNLSDIKFDK; the protein is encoded by the coding sequence ATGGATATTATAAAATTTATAAAATTATGTTTAATTTTTTCATTTTTAACTCTTCATGCAAATGAGTTAAAAGTAATAGGACCAAATGAAATAAAAGGTCTTGAACCAACAAAATCAGGATATATTTTTTCAAGACTTCAGATTGCTGAAAATCTTGTAAAAGTAAATGACAAAGGTGAAATTCTTCCAAATTTAGCTACTAGTTGGGAAACCTCAGCAGATGAATTAACATGGAAATTTAAAATAAGACCTAATGTAAAATTTCAAGATGATACTATTTTAGATGCACAAACAGTAGCTTTAAATTTAAATAGAGAAGATGTAGAAGAAAAAAGTATTTTAAGATATTTACCTATTGAAAAAATAGATTCAAATAATGATGAATTGATAATAAAACTAACTTCAAAGGTTAGTATTTTACCCGCATATCTTGCTCACTACACTACTTTGATATTAAGTAAAAATTCCTTTGAAAATGGAAAAGTTGTAAAATTTATAGGAACAGGCCCTTTTAAAATCACAAATATAACTGAACCTCTTTTAATAAAAGCAGATAGATTTGATTCTTGGTGGGGGAAAACTAACGAAGTTGAAAAACTCACATATAATGCTGTTGGAAGCAATGAAACAAGAGCATTAATGATTAAAAGTGGTGATGCAGATATTGCTTTTTCAATTTTGCCAATATCATTGAAGTCATTAGAGAAAAACCCTAATTTAGATATTCAAACAGTAAAAATATTTAGAACTAGAAAATTAAAACTAAATTCAGAAGATGAAATTTTAAAAGACAAAAATATAAGACATGCTATTAGTTATGCAATAAATAGAGATGCTATTGCAAAAGGAATTTTAAAAGATGAATCTTTAGCAGCAACACAAATGTTTCCACCTGAGCTTGTAGCTTGGCACAATAAAAATATAGAACCCCTAACATTTAATATTAAAAAATCAGAAGAACTACTAAAAAATAGTGGTTGGGAAAAACAAAATGATGGTTTTTTATATAAAAATGGCAAAAAATTAGAGCTTGAACTTATTACTTATCCAAACTGGCCAGAACTACCTATCATTGCAACAGTTGTTCAAAATCAATTAAAACAAGTTGGAATTGATTTAAAAATATCTGTTACAAATTCATCTGAAGTTGTAAGAAAACACAAAGATAACTCTTTACAATTAGCCCTTATTTCAAAAAACTTTACATTAGTTCCTAACCCTTTAGGAACAATCATTGAAGATTATGGTGAGAATGGTGGAGATTGGGGCGCTATGAATTGGAAAAATGAAAAAATGGCATCTGATTTAAAATCACTGTATGAAAAAGCTAATTTAGTAACTCAGTTTGAAATATCAAAGATTTTAAATGAAGAGTTACCATCTATTCCATTAACTTGGTCAAGTATTACTGTTGTTTCAAATAAAAAAATCAAAAATCTTAAAATTGATCCTTTTGAAATTTCTTATAATTTATCTGATATTAAATTTGATAAATAA